CTCTCGGCCAGTGCCTCGCGCGCCGCCGCCTGCTCGGCCACCGCTTGCTCGAGCTGCGCCGTGCGCTCCGTCACCCGCTGCTCGAGCGCTTCATTCGCTTGGCGCAGTGCGATCTCGGCCGCCACGCGATCGTTGATGTCGCGCGCTGTGGCAAGGATGCGATCGACGCCACTCAGTGTGACACGGCGGAGCCGGACTTCGCCCCAGATGAGGCGGCCGTCCTTGTGCTTGCCCAACCACTCGAATCGCTGTGGGACGCCGGCCGCGGCACCTTGGATGTACTTCACGGCGTCTTCTACGCGATACGGCGCGATGCCGGCGCTCATGCCGGACACGCCGCGCTGCATCTGTTCCTCGGCCGAGAAGCCGTACATGTCGACGGCGGCCTGATTGACGGCCAAAAAGTCCCCCGTCTCGAGATCGTGCACCCACATCGCGTCTGATGCGTGCTGAAAGATCGTGCGATAGCTCTCTTCACTGCCGCGGAGCGCCTCGACGGTTTGCCGGCGTTCGGTGATGTCGAGCGAGGTGCCGAGCACTCGCGTGAGGCGGCCATCGGTATTGGGCACGAGGAGTCCGCGGGCGTGAAACAGCCGTGCTTCGCCATCGGTGCGGAGTCCGCGAAACTCCACCGTGACCGGATGGTCGGCGGTCAGCGCGGCCATACCCTCGTTCACGATGCCCACGTCGTCCGGGTGCAGCACCGAGGTCATGAAGGTCGAGTGACGCGTGGGCGCGCTGGCATCGTCGAAGCCGTGCATGCGCTTGAGCTCACGTGACCACCGGATCGCGTCGCGGTCGAGGTCGATCTCCCAGCTGCCGATGCCGGCGAGCTGCTCGATCAGGTCGAGGTGGCGCTGCCGCTCGGCGAGCAGGCGATGCGCGTCGCGGAGCGCGTCACGCAGCTGATCCGGGGCGAGGGTGTCCGGATCGGGCAGGATCGGGTTTGGCGACTGGGGCACGGCAGCGGACGACATGAGAGCCGGGTAAGGACCGGGTAAGGACCGGGACTGGGACGAGCCGGAGAATGGGAATCGGCAGACTGTGCAGAATGTGCACGTCGGGGCGCCCGGCGGCCCGGGTCGAATGACCCAGCGGCCCTTCGCGGCCTCTGGGCGCGGAGGAATCGCCGACTCCGTAGGTGCCGCTGCTGGTCTTAGTTGCGCTTGGTGACGGCGCGATTCGTGCACGGAACCCGCTTCGTACTGTTGGACGCCGCGGCAGAGAGTCGGATCGTTGGACTTGTCCGACCGACAGGCCACCGCTTTCATGCCAGTTTCCGAGATGGGCGCGCGGTTGCTCAGGGTGCGCTTGACTGCGGTATCGACTTTTGACTCAGGCTCACGGAGCGCTTCATGGACATTGTTACGTGGATCGTCGTTGGACTCGTTGCCGGCTTGTTGGCCAGCGCGGTGGTAGGCGGCATCGGGTACGGATTGATCGGTGACATCATCGTTGGTATCGTCGGTGCCGTGTTAGGTGGCTGGCTCTTTGCCACACTCGGGGTCTCGCTGCCGTTCAGTGGCATCATCGCGACCATCACCGTCGCGTTTGTTGGAGCCGTGGTGTTGTTGCTCATCATCAGAGCGCTCAGGCCGGGTCCACGAGGCCGCTCGTAGCGTTGTAAAGAGCGCCCGTCGTCTTGTGCAGACGATGGGCGCTTCAGGGTTGTGTAGAAATGAATTTCACGCGATCCACGATCCACGCGACAATGGCGTCGAATCGCTCCTGATCGAGCGCGTGTCCGCGATCGACACGGAGCTCGCTTGTGAAGTGATGGCGTCGGGTGCCAACACGGCCAGCCCCGAGGCGACGCTGCCGCTCGGCGTAAGGACCCGCGCGCCGTACCGCAAGTTCGGAAGGCGCTGTGCTCGAACGATACAACATGATGTAAATGAACGCGCTACGCAGAAGTCCTTTCAGTGACTTTCGGAAGATTGGCCGGTATATGCTCTCTCTGTGTCGTCAAGCGAGGCGAACGGCGATTCACTACCGACAACATCCAGCTGGCGTCGACCACTGTGCCGGAACCGGCGTCGGTCGTTCTCGTTGGGCTAGGGATCGACGGCATGTTCATGTCGCGACGGTTACGTCGGCAGGAGTAAGGCTTCCTGACCGCCGCGCGTGGAGCACGTGATCCCACGATTCGATCGACTGTCCGCACTCCGTTCAATACCGATGACGCCATCGTCCAGTCAGCAGTTCCTCGGCAACCTCTGCGTTGCCATCGCGGCAATTATCTACGCCATTCCAGTGCAGGCGCTGCTGCGGGAGCTGCAGAGCTGACTGTACTCGGAGCCGTGGCCATGGGCGTGGTATC
This region of Gemmatimonas groenlandica genomic DNA includes:
- a CDS encoding GlsB/YeaQ/YmgE family stress response membrane protein, whose protein sequence is MDIVTWIVVGLVAGLLASAVVGGIGYGLIGDIIVGIVGAVLGGWLFATLGVSLPFSGIIATITVAFVGAVVLLLIIRALRPGPRGRS
- a CDS encoding PEP-CTERM sorting domain-containing protein (PEP-CTERM proteins occur, often in large numbers, in the proteomes of bacteria that also encode an exosortase, a predicted intramembrane cysteine proteinase. The presence of a PEP-CTERM domain at a protein's C-terminus predicts cleavage within the sorting domain, followed by covalent anchoring to some some component of the (usually Gram-negative) cell surface. Many PEP-CTERM proteins exhibit an unusual sequence composition that includes large numbers of potential glycosylation sites. Expression of one such protein has been shown restore the ability of a bacterium to form floc, a type of biofilm.), with the protein product MPEPASVVLVGLGIDGMFMSRRLRRQE